Proteins encoded within one genomic window of Phototrophicus methaneseepsis:
- a CDS encoding GNAT family N-acetyltransferase, translating into MQFIQQKLIQGLPAGYTSTITQPEDAEQIAKMWAAVGDYLGQTRQYDPNEIRSDWETPDYHLQESSRCVRNEDGDVVGYLNLWDNANPPLHPHVSFGIHPDHFDAGIGEPMLQWAEARARQAIDRCPPEVRVSMLMSSNLKNQPIIDTMESYGLKAIRYFFRMIINMTEAPPKPQLPEGYIIRPMKFPEELEATIRADDAGFKDHWGYMESSWEDLLKEWNHHVETDKYFDPDLWFLAIEEATGEIAGISLCRNEAWAEPSLAYVMDLCVLREHRKKGLALALLHHSFGEFWQRGRKDVALHVDGSSLTGAVRLYERAGMHQDETTAQYELLLREGEELMTTAIDQKD; encoded by the coding sequence ATGCAATTTATCCAACAAAAGTTAATCCAAGGCCTCCCGGCAGGCTATACCAGCACCATCACACAACCAGAGGATGCTGAGCAGATCGCGAAGATGTGGGCAGCCGTTGGCGATTATCTGGGTCAGACGCGCCAATACGACCCTAACGAGATCAGAAGCGACTGGGAAACGCCGGATTATCACCTGCAAGAATCGTCTCGCTGTGTGCGAAATGAAGATGGTGATGTCGTGGGTTATCTCAATCTATGGGACAACGCCAACCCACCCTTACATCCCCATGTAAGCTTCGGCATTCATCCGGATCACTTCGACGCAGGCATTGGGGAGCCAATGCTGCAATGGGCAGAGGCGCGGGCACGCCAAGCAATTGATCGATGCCCACCAGAAGTGCGCGTTTCCATGCTGATGAGCAGCAACCTCAAAAATCAGCCCATCATCGACACCATGGAATCATACGGCTTGAAAGCGATTCGCTACTTCTTCCGTATGATCATCAATATGACCGAAGCCCCGCCTAAACCCCAGCTTCCAGAAGGCTACATCATCCGTCCAATGAAGTTCCCGGAAGAATTAGAAGCCACGATTCGCGCAGATGACGCAGGCTTTAAAGATCACTGGGGTTATATGGAGTCATCCTGGGAAGATTTGCTCAAAGAGTGGAATCACCACGTTGAGACAGACAAATACTTCGACCCTGATCTGTGGTTCTTGGCGATTGAAGAAGCCACCGGCGAGATTGCAGGGATCAGCCTGTGCCGCAACGAAGCCTGGGCAGAGCCTTCGCTCGCATACGTCATGGACCTGTGCGTCCTGCGTGAGCACCGCAAAAAAGGGCTTGCACTGGCCCTACTGCATCACAGCTTTGGCGAATTCTGGCAGCGTGGCCGCAAAGATGTCGCCCTGCACGTCGATGGCAGCAGCTTAACAGGTGCCGTCCGCTTGTATGAGCGCGCCGGAATGCATCAGGACGAAACCACAGCACAGTATGAACTCCTACTGCGCGAAGGCGAAGAGCTCATGACGACAGCGATCGACCAAAAAGACTAA
- a CDS encoding carboxyl transferase domain-containing protein, whose translation MEILETHINRHDERYRDNETANRALVTDLRERLAQARQGGGEKYQQRHRNQGKLFARDRIDQLLDAGSPFLEIAPLAAWELYEDWTPSAGIITGIGRVSGTECLIIANDATVKGGTYYPMTVKKHLRAQQIALENNLPCIYLVDSGGAFLPMQDEVFPDADDFGHIFYNQAQMSAAGIPQISAVMGSCTAGGAYVPAMSDETIIVKGTGTIFLGGPPLVKAATGEEVSAEELGGAHVHTHISGVADHYAEDDAHALEILREIVATLNRPKHIRMHLEPPEDPHYPAEDLYGIIPASFREAYDVHEVIARLVDGSRFREFKANYGTTLVTGFAHLEGYPIGIIANNGVLFSESALKGAHFIELCTARHIPLLFLQNITGFMVGKAYEQGGIAKDGAKMVHAVANAAVPKLTVVIGGSFGAGNYGMCGRAYGPRFLWMWPNARISVMGGEQAANVLLTVKREQLERRGEPDLSEAEQMAFKAPILEKYEREGSPYYSTARLWDDGILDPAQTRRVLGLALSACLNQQIADTKYGVFRM comes from the coding sequence ATGGAGATTTTAGAGACACACATCAACCGTCATGATGAGCGCTATCGTGATAACGAGACTGCTAACCGCGCCCTGGTGACGGATCTGCGCGAGCGGTTGGCACAGGCGCGCCAGGGTGGCGGCGAAAAATATCAGCAGCGGCACCGCAACCAGGGCAAGCTCTTTGCACGTGATCGCATCGACCAGCTGCTGGACGCAGGGTCGCCCTTCCTGGAGATTGCGCCACTGGCCGCCTGGGAGCTATATGAAGATTGGACACCTAGCGCAGGCATCATCACCGGGATTGGGCGCGTTAGCGGGACGGAATGCCTCATCATTGCGAATGACGCCACCGTCAAAGGGGGCACCTATTACCCGATGACGGTCAAGAAGCACCTGCGTGCGCAGCAGATCGCCCTGGAGAACAACCTGCCTTGCATCTATCTGGTAGATAGCGGCGGCGCGTTTTTGCCCATGCAGGATGAAGTTTTCCCTGATGCAGATGACTTCGGGCACATTTTTTACAATCAAGCCCAGATGAGCGCCGCTGGCATTCCACAAATCAGCGCCGTGATGGGCAGTTGTACCGCAGGGGGTGCCTACGTCCCGGCGATGTCTGATGAGACGATCATCGTCAAAGGGACAGGGACCATCTTTTTAGGCGGGCCACCCTTGGTCAAGGCGGCTACAGGTGAGGAAGTCAGCGCGGAAGAATTGGGCGGCGCGCATGTGCATACACATATCTCCGGCGTGGCAGATCATTATGCTGAGGATGACGCACACGCCCTGGAAATCTTGCGCGAGATCGTCGCAACCCTGAATCGACCTAAACATATCCGTATGCACCTTGAACCACCAGAAGACCCTCATTATCCTGCCGAAGACCTCTACGGCATCATCCCGGCCAGCTTCCGAGAAGCCTATGATGTGCACGAAGTCATCGCTCGCCTGGTAGATGGTAGCCGCTTCAGGGAATTTAAGGCCAACTACGGCACGACGCTGGTCACGGGGTTTGCCCATCTGGAAGGCTACCCTATCGGTATCATCGCCAATAACGGGGTGTTATTTAGCGAATCGGCCCTTAAGGGCGCGCACTTCATCGAACTATGCACAGCACGCCATATCCCACTGCTGTTTTTGCAGAACATCACCGGTTTCATGGTCGGTAAAGCGTATGAACAGGGTGGCATTGCCAAAGATGGCGCCAAGATGGTCCATGCGGTTGCTAATGCTGCCGTCCCCAAGCTGACCGTTGTCATTGGCGGCAGTTTTGGCGCAGGCAACTATGGCATGTGTGGCCGGGCTTATGGTCCGCGCTTTTTGTGGATGTGGCCGAATGCACGTATCAGTGTGATGGGTGGGGAACAAGCCGCTAACGTCCTGCTGACCGTCAAGCGGGAACAGCTCGAACGCCGTGGCGAACCGGATTTATCCGAAGCGGAGCAAATGGCCTTTAAAGCCCCTATCCTGGAAAAATACGAGCGCGAAGGCAGCCCCTATTACAGTACAGCCCGCCTGTGGGATGACGGCATCCTCGACCCGGCCCAAACGCGCCGCGTGCTAGGCTTAGCGCTCTCCGCCTGCCTGAATCAGCAAATTGCTGATACAAAATATGGTGTTTTCAGGATGTAG
- a CDS encoding toll/interleukin-1 receptor domain-containing protein — protein sequence MSHVFISYSHRDTDIMRAIKQRLIDEGLDVWTDENLAWGTPSWVKAVEKAIRQAGAMVVLLSPDSNISTWVDREISMAELLKIPIFPILIRGKEEDAIPLRLVNYQYIRYDAEDFQQKLKQLRANLKRSMTQAEAQAQAAETRSSATLREVAKELESDNAEDRITAIQEMVRMNSKRAVPYLVEALSKETRSKHVIIALIQALNVFKDERAIDVLATHLDNNDKLKYTDHIKDYAARALKAIGTTEALAVLKEADAMPPSAI from the coding sequence ATGAGTCATGTTTTCATCAGCTATAGCCATCGTGATACAGATATTATGCGCGCTATCAAACAGCGGCTCATCGACGAAGGGCTGGATGTCTGGACAGATGAAAACCTCGCCTGGGGGACGCCATCATGGGTAAAAGCTGTCGAAAAAGCGATACGACAGGCAGGGGCAATGGTCGTGTTGCTCTCGCCAGATAGCAATATATCCACCTGGGTAGACCGTGAAATCAGCATGGCGGAACTGCTTAAAATTCCGATTTTCCCTATCCTGATACGGGGCAAAGAAGAGGACGCCATCCCGCTGCGACTCGTCAACTACCAGTACATTCGTTACGACGCGGAAGACTTCCAGCAGAAGTTGAAGCAGCTCAGGGCCAACCTCAAGCGCAGTATGACGCAGGCCGAGGCCCAGGCACAAGCCGCTGAGACCCGCTCCAGCGCGACCCTGCGCGAAGTCGCAAAAGAGTTGGAATCTGACAATGCCGAAGACCGCATCACAGCGATCCAGGAAATGGTGCGTATGAACAGCAAGCGGGCCGTACCCTATCTTGTTGAAGCGCTTAGCAAAGAGACGCGTAGTAAGCACGTCATTATTGCACTCATCCAGGCGCTGAATGTGTTCAAAGACGAGCGCGCCATTGATGTACTGGCAACACACCTGGATAACAACGATAAGTTAAAATATACGGACCACATCAAAGATTATGCGGCACGGGCACTCAAAGCGATTGGCACGACAGAAGCGCTGGCCGTGCTCAAAGAGGCGGATGCGATGCCCCCATCTGCTATTTAG
- a CDS encoding peptidoglycan DD-metalloendopeptidase family protein, which produces MRVKCALFCTFLSISLWLYPSTPSTAQADCGIVDSIQYPVDEATWVLAQGYAVPSPRHQGRFHTGADLYGGRNTSLASPVRAMANGRITYSYAAGWGRDGGAIIIEHTFPDGSIYYSMYGHVMPVSGTDLPPRLSCVSAGEVIAAVGDVRPAPHLHFEIRVSTPDAPGAGYVREDPDNLGYRDPLKFLANQQAALQPYHAWRLQTNVDLQSPPLVLSDSSMLYVDNGVTLRRATADGRVLWRKTLEKIAVSITAFQGTTLLTFTDGTMQYVNADGDFGDAWRVDMQPVAAPIVAGSWLLFPTTDDALVAVDENRQNIIWRVEDIPGYVTSTIVGDGLNWILGLLTPQHELVSITGSGVVLERAQLREAASFGDGGNRNLLAYTYGGLWQIDIDGEWTLQLEDAPRGGDQGALLTAGGRRILFDGTSLYAYDPSDALVWQTEVPDIRGHATLTQYEGINLLLTSYGNIVVVNGAGRLCGQTRVYGDNGPFLWQDLGADGLLRIGIADQLVALDWDAFTRSC; this is translated from the coding sequence ATGCGAGTTAAATGCGCCCTTTTTTGCACATTTTTATCAATCAGTTTATGGCTCTATCCATCAACACCGTCCACAGCCCAGGCAGATTGTGGCATTGTCGATAGCATTCAGTATCCGGTCGATGAAGCAACCTGGGTGTTAGCACAGGGTTATGCTGTCCCTAGTCCACGCCATCAGGGCCGCTTCCATACCGGTGCTGATTTATACGGCGGACGTAATACGTCGTTGGCTTCTCCTGTGCGGGCCATGGCGAACGGCCGCATTACCTATAGCTATGCAGCGGGATGGGGCCGCGATGGGGGAGCGATCATTATTGAGCATACCTTCCCCGATGGCAGCATCTATTACTCGATGTACGGCCATGTGATGCCCGTCAGCGGTACAGATCTACCCCCTCGCCTGAGCTGTGTTTCCGCAGGCGAAGTTATCGCGGCTGTGGGGGATGTGCGTCCGGCCCCCCATCTGCATTTTGAAATCCGGGTAAGTACGCCGGATGCCCCAGGTGCAGGTTACGTGCGCGAAGACCCTGATAACCTTGGTTATCGTGATCCGCTTAAATTCCTGGCGAACCAGCAAGCGGCTTTGCAACCCTACCATGCATGGCGTTTGCAAACGAATGTCGATTTACAATCGCCACCGCTCGTACTGAGTGATTCTAGTATGTTGTACGTGGATAATGGCGTTACGTTGCGTCGTGCGACGGCGGATGGCCGCGTTTTGTGGCGTAAAACGCTGGAAAAAATCGCTGTGAGCATTACAGCGTTCCAGGGGACGACGCTACTGACTTTTACCGATGGGACTATGCAGTATGTTAACGCGGACGGCGACTTTGGTGATGCATGGCGCGTCGATATGCAGCCTGTAGCTGCACCGATTGTCGCCGGGAGCTGGCTATTGTTCCCTACAACAGATGATGCCCTGGTCGCGGTAGATGAGAACCGTCAGAATATCATCTGGCGTGTCGAAGACATCCCCGGCTATGTCACATCGACAATTGTTGGCGATGGCCTGAACTGGATTCTCGGATTACTGACGCCCCAGCATGAGTTGGTATCGATTACGGGTAGTGGCGTGGTGTTGGAACGCGCTCAACTGCGTGAGGCGGCTAGCTTCGGCGATGGGGGCAACCGTAACCTGCTGGCCTATACCTATGGTGGCCTATGGCAGATTGATATTGATGGTGAGTGGACTTTGCAATTGGAAGATGCTCCGCGGGGTGGTGATCAAGGTGCGCTACTGACGGCTGGCGGGCGGCGCATCCTGTTCGATGGAACCTCACTCTATGCTTATGACCCATCGGATGCCTTGGTATGGCAAACAGAGGTCCCTGATATTCGCGGCCATGCCACGCTAACGCAGTATGAGGGCATTAATCTGCTGCTGACGTCTTATGGCAATATCGTAGTCGTCAATGGGGCCGGGCGCTTATGCGGCCAGACGCGCGTTTACGGCGATAATGGGCCATTCCTGTGGCAGGACCTCGGCGCGGATGGCTTGCTGCGCATCGGCATCGCGGATCAACTCGTGGCGCTGGATTGGGATGCGTTCACGCGTAGTTGCTAA
- a CDS encoding DUF6159 family protein, with product MFQSFSNSWQLAKASWAVLRANKQLMWFPVLSAISMIIVAILFLTPVAILTGILSMLSGQSDGTGSDIIGYILLFVMYLVSYSIGIFFNTALVGSALEYMDGGTPTVSSGIALARSKIGLVVGYALISATVGVILNMIRDRGGIVASIASSLIGMAWNLATFLVVPILAVNDISPVDAVKQSASLFKRTWGEQVTGNFSIGAIVGLGIFAIILVGSLLIGLLAATESGLLIMVGILAVVGAVLVLATISSAMDGIYRAALYRYAETGELPSDFDIQMIQNAFKPKKKKNSIL from the coding sequence ATGTTTCAAAGTTTTAGCAATAGTTGGCAGCTTGCCAAAGCCAGTTGGGCCGTTTTACGGGCCAATAAGCAGTTGATGTGGTTCCCGGTGTTATCCGCCATTAGCATGATCATCGTGGCGATTCTGTTTTTAACACCGGTGGCTATCCTGACAGGCATCTTATCGATGCTCAGCGGGCAGAGCGATGGTACGGGAAGTGACATCATTGGTTACATCCTGTTGTTCGTGATGTATCTCGTCTCGTATTCCATCGGGATTTTCTTCAATACGGCCCTCGTTGGCAGCGCGCTGGAATATATGGATGGGGGGACGCCGACTGTCAGCAGCGGTATCGCCCTGGCGCGCAGTAAGATTGGCCTGGTCGTCGGCTATGCGCTCATCAGTGCAACCGTCGGCGTCATCTTGAACATGATCCGTGATCGTGGGGGCATCGTCGCAAGCATCGCCAGTTCACTCATTGGCATGGCCTGGAACCTGGCGACGTTCTTAGTGGTTCCGATCCTGGCTGTGAACGACATCAGCCCGGTTGACGCTGTCAAGCAAAGCGCCAGCCTGTTTAAGCGCACCTGGGGCGAACAGGTCACGGGGAACTTCAGCATTGGGGCGATTGTCGGCCTGGGTATCTTCGCCATTATCCTTGTAGGCAGCCTGTTAATCGGCTTGCTCGCTGCGACCGAGTCAGGCCTCTTGATTATGGTGGGTATTCTGGCGGTTGTTGGTGCTGTTCTCGTCCTGGCAACGATTAGCTCCGCGATGGATGGTATTTATCGTGCAGCCTTGTATCGCTATGCAGAAACAGGCGAACTACCAAGCGACTTCGACATTCAGATGATCCAGAATGCATTCAAGCCCAAGAAGAAGAAAAATTCGATCCTCTAA
- a CDS encoding 2-hydroxyacid dehydrogenase, which translates to MPRVYVTRKIPPTGLDLLRQSCDVYVWDGELPTPRDVLLEEAAQADAILTMLSDRIDSALLDAAPNLKVVSNYAVGFDNIDVAGATERGIAVGNTPGVLTDATADHAFAMMLAAARRLGEAERYVHQGEWKTWHPTKLLGQDVFGATLGVVGFGRIGQAMARRATGFNMRILYTGGSSAGAVAAELGAEAVELETLLRESDFISLHVPLTPDTKGLLGVDAFKMMKETAILVNTARGGVVDSAALVTALQEGQIAYAALDVTDPEPIPMDNPLLTLDNCLIVPHLGSATTTTRDRMGVIAAENILAGLKGETLPFCVNPEVFEDES; encoded by the coding sequence ATGCCTCGTGTTTACGTCACACGGAAGATCCCCCCAACCGGGCTGGACTTATTGCGCCAGAGCTGCGACGTCTACGTATGGGATGGGGAACTGCCCACGCCGCGCGATGTCTTGTTGGAAGAAGCTGCACAGGCGGATGCCATCCTGACGATGCTTTCAGACCGTATTGATTCGGCCCTGCTGGATGCTGCGCCCAACCTTAAAGTCGTCAGTAATTATGCGGTTGGCTTCGATAATATCGACGTAGCCGGGGCCACAGAGCGTGGTATTGCCGTTGGCAATACGCCCGGTGTCTTGACGGATGCCACAGCCGATCATGCTTTCGCCATGATGTTGGCGGCAGCACGCCGCCTGGGCGAAGCTGAGCGATATGTTCATCAGGGCGAGTGGAAGACATGGCACCCGACTAAGCTGCTCGGCCAGGATGTGTTTGGCGCGACATTAGGCGTTGTTGGCTTTGGTCGCATCGGGCAAGCAATGGCACGCCGCGCGACGGGCTTCAATATGCGCATTTTATACACAGGTGGCAGCAGTGCCGGAGCAGTCGCGGCAGAACTGGGTGCGGAGGCCGTCGAGCTTGAGACGCTGCTGCGAGAGAGCGATTTTATCAGTCTGCATGTGCCGCTGACGCCTGATACTAAGGGCCTGTTGGGCGTGGATGCCTTCAAGATGATGAAAGAGACGGCTATCCTGGTGAATACGGCGCGGGGCGGCGTTGTTGATAGCGCGGCACTGGTCACGGCATTGCAAGAAGGCCAGATCGCCTATGCGGCTCTGGACGTCACCGACCCGGAACCTATCCCCATGGATAACCCGCTCCTGACGCTGGATAACTGCCTGATTGTGCCGCACCTGGGCAGTGCGACCACAACCACCCGTGACCGCATGGGCGTCATCGCCGCGGAGAATATCTTAGCTGGCCTCAAAGGTGAGACGCTGCCGTTCTGCGTTAACCCGGAGGTCTTTGAAGACGAGAGCTAA
- a CDS encoding MBL fold metallo-hydrolase, with product MSAKCFSFEVGDFDCTVLLDGASLMGRERILKRFKDATEVEYRQAYADIGQKLEDADTSFNVLVIHTGQETILVDTGEGGKPYGGYLLESMQLAGIPPEAITLVILTHSDGDHVQGLLTDDQKPMFPNARYVISKVEMAFWYSRLEETAVDQRPIIAMMEQKGLRLIDMDEQIVPGIVAVPLPGHKPGQIGLLITSANEMLLHLADVLHSPMQFAHPEWSASFDRDTRVSVPVRQQMLARAADNKLLTLFYHLTFPGLGYIKRAEKGFLWSPLEA from the coding sequence ATGAGTGCGAAATGTTTTTCTTTTGAAGTGGGCGATTTTGATTGTACGGTGCTGCTGGATGGCGCATCCTTGATGGGGCGGGAACGCATCCTCAAGCGTTTTAAAGATGCGACAGAAGTGGAATATCGGCAGGCTTATGCTGATATTGGCCAGAAGTTGGAAGATGCCGACACCTCCTTTAATGTGCTGGTCATCCATACAGGCCAGGAGACGATCCTCGTCGACACGGGCGAAGGCGGTAAACCTTATGGTGGTTACCTGCTGGAGAGTATGCAGCTCGCCGGTATCCCGCCGGAGGCCATCACCCTCGTTATCCTGACGCACTCTGATGGCGACCATGTGCAGGGTTTGCTGACGGATGACCAGAAGCCCATGTTCCCCAATGCGCGTTATGTCATTTCAAAAGTAGAGATGGCTTTTTGGTACAGTCGGCTGGAAGAAACGGCTGTTGATCAGCGCCCGATTATCGCCATGATGGAACAAAAAGGGCTGCGGCTGATCGACATGGATGAGCAGATTGTGCCGGGTATTGTGGCGGTTCCGTTACCAGGCCATAAACCGGGTCAGATTGGCCTGCTCATTACGTCGGCAAATGAGATGCTGCTGCACCTGGCTGATGTCCTACACAGCCCAATGCAGTTCGCCCATCCTGAGTGGTCCGCTTCTTTTGACCGCGACACCCGCGTTTCTGTGCCTGTTCGGCAGCAGATGCTGGCACGGGCCGCCGATAATAAGCTCCTGACGTTGTTTTACCACCTGACGTTCCCCGGCCTGGGCTATATCAAACGAGCGGAGAAGGGGTTTCTCTGGTCCCCGCTAGAAGCTTAA
- a CDS encoding ATP-grasp domain-containing protein translates to MRGWILFKHSQAEMPSHIYEIPRLIEVAAAQGIEIEVVKPEQFELIVTRDDRKSILLDGKVTPLPDFLLPRMGAGTTYFALAIIRHLERLGVAVLNKSASVEIVRDKLYTQQVLAASNLPVPKTMFGKFPVDVDLVEKTLGFPVVVKTLIGSQGSGVYLSEDRKNFADMIEFLESSKPGANMILQEFIASSRGRDLRVFVIGGRAVACMQRSAMDGGFKANVAQGGSTVQFPMTPEIEMLALEATRILDLDIAGVDLLFDEGHFKICEVNSAPHFKGLESCHPDLNIAEEIYRYVRARLGRFDEVNSPIREENIVEPPVPDSPLN, encoded by the coding sequence ATGCGCGGTTGGATTCTTTTTAAACATTCCCAGGCAGAAATGCCGTCACACATTTATGAGATTCCGCGTCTCATCGAGGTTGCTGCAGCACAGGGCATTGAAATTGAGGTGGTCAAGCCGGAGCAGTTCGAGCTGATTGTGACGCGCGATGACCGCAAGAGTATTTTATTAGATGGTAAGGTCACGCCATTGCCGGATTTCTTGTTGCCGCGCATGGGGGCCGGGACGACCTACTTTGCCCTGGCGATTATCCGCCACTTGGAGCGGCTCGGCGTGGCGGTATTGAATAAATCCGCCAGTGTAGAGATCGTGCGCGATAAACTGTATACGCAGCAGGTGCTCGCAGCCAGCAATCTACCCGTACCGAAGACGATGTTCGGCAAGTTCCCCGTGGATGTGGACCTTGTCGAGAAGACACTGGGCTTCCCTGTTGTGGTCAAGACACTGATCGGCTCGCAGGGGTCAGGCGTATATTTGTCGGAAGATCGCAAGAACTTCGCCGATATGATCGAATTTCTAGAGTCATCCAAGCCTGGTGCGAATATGATCTTGCAAGAGTTCATCGCCAGCAGCCGGGGGCGTGATCTGCGCGTCTTCGTGATTGGTGGACGGGCTGTGGCCTGTATGCAACGCTCCGCGATGGATGGTGGCTTTAAGGCGAATGTGGCCCAGGGCGGCAGCACGGTCCAATTCCCTATGACGCCTGAAATTGAAATGCTCGCCCTAGAAGCAACGCGCATCCTGGACCTGGATATCGCAGGGGTGGATTTGCTGTTTGATGAGGGGCACTTCAAAATTTGTGAAGTCAACAGCGCGCCGCACTTCAAAGGGTTGGAAAGCTGCCACCCGGACCTAAATATTGCTGAAGAGATTTATCGCTATGTCCGGGCGCGCCTGGGGCGCTTTGATGAGGTGAACTCGCCCATACGCGAAGAAAATATCGTTGAGCCGCCTGTGCCGGATTCCCCGCTGAACTAG
- a CDS encoding SDR family NAD(P)-dependent oxidoreductase, whose product MPGFSVDLSGQTAIVTGAGAGIGKAIAIALSQAGAAVAVNDLNPDRCEDVQQLIVDAGGRAIAFQGDVGNRFQAAALIETTREAFGGVNILVNAAGIYKSEPFVQVDEWDLRRQIEVNLTGTFFMTQLLSRVMIDEGGGMIINIASTAGHPNTIEQGVSYTATKSGIIGLTKQVARELAPNAIRVNAVCPGNVLEPDMPAAEVPANAMKRMGTPEEVASVVLFLCSDAAAFLTGQSINVDGGEAML is encoded by the coding sequence ATGCCCGGATTCTCCGTAGATTTAAGCGGTCAAACCGCTATTGTTACAGGTGCCGGGGCAGGAATCGGGAAAGCCATCGCTATCGCATTATCACAGGCCGGGGCGGCTGTTGCTGTCAATGATCTCAACCCCGACCGTTGTGAAGATGTCCAGCAGTTGATCGTTGATGCAGGTGGGCGCGCCATTGCCTTCCAAGGCGATGTGGGCAATCGCTTTCAGGCTGCAGCTCTGATCGAAACCACACGAGAAGCTTTCGGCGGTGTGAATATCCTCGTCAATGCCGCTGGTATCTATAAATCAGAACCTTTTGTCCAGGTCGATGAATGGGATTTGCGGCGTCAGATCGAAGTGAACCTGACGGGCACCTTCTTCATGACACAGCTCCTGAGCCGCGTTATGATTGATGAGGGCGGCGGTATGATTATCAATATCGCTAGCACAGCCGGGCATCCCAATACGATTGAACAGGGTGTCAGTTATACAGCGACGAAATCCGGCATCATTGGGTTGACCAAACAAGTCGCTCGTGAGCTGGCCCCCAATGCGATCCGCGTTAATGCCGTTTGCCCTGGCAATGTCCTTGAGCCGGATATGCCTGCTGCTGAAGTGCCAGCGAACGCGATGAAGCGGATGGGCACGCCGGAAGAAGTCGCTTCTGTGGTGTTGTTCCTGTGCAGCGATGCTGCGGCGTTCCTCACAGGGCAATCTATCAACGTCGATGGTGGTGAGGCGATGCTGTAA
- a CDS encoding alpha/beta hydrolase family protein has product MVADQKPKNDPSIGITQPVFFNGDSVRLAGQTDYANVDPPSGGYPLIFVIQHATSTSRAEYQHLVRIGASLGMAVFRWDKRGTGASGSGFSGSAVGDTLAAYKEAVSQKYINPNRVIIAAYNEGSLLLHDALDQFNAIQKPYGLVLIGNMLDEKAITALQLPVYIVMSKNDWNDWQTYGRDAAEAHALKTGYDTQHYVAPNTNRQVLYANGGTFHRGAEKAITDWLDMICPDSP; this is encoded by the coding sequence ATGGTCGCAGATCAAAAACCAAAGAATGACCCATCCATCGGTATCACGCAGCCTGTTTTCTTCAATGGCGATAGTGTCCGGCTGGCAGGGCAAACGGATTACGCAAATGTGGATCCCCCGTCTGGTGGGTATCCGCTGATTTTCGTCATCCAGCATGCCACCAGCACGTCCCGTGCGGAGTATCAGCACCTTGTACGGATTGGTGCTTCGTTGGGCATGGCTGTCTTCCGGTGGGATAAACGAGGGACAGGCGCCAGTGGCTCCGGTTTCTCAGGGTCTGCTGTTGGGGATACGCTTGCTGCTTACAAAGAAGCGGTCTCCCAAAAGTATATTAATCCAAATCGCGTCATCATCGCTGCCTACAATGAAGGCTCACTGCTATTGCACGATGCCCTGGACCAATTCAACGCGATCCAAAAGCCGTATGGGCTCGTTCTCATCGGCAACATGTTAGATGAAAAAGCCATCACCGCATTACAATTGCCCGTCTATATTGTGATGAGCAAGAATGACTGGAATGATTGGCAGACTTATGGGCGTGATGCCGCTGAAGCACACGCACTCAAGACAGGTTATGATACCCAGCACTACGTGGCACCCAATACCAATCGCCAGGTATTATACGCCAATGGGGGTACCTTCCACCGCGGTGCTGAAAAAGCAATTACAGATTGGCTGGATATGATATGCCCGGATTCTCCGTAG